One segment of Macaca fascicularis isolate 582-1 chromosome 4, T2T-MFA8v1.1 DNA contains the following:
- the DEFB112 gene encoding LOW QUALITY PROTEIN: beta-defensin 112 (The sequence of the model RefSeq protein was modified relative to this genomic sequence to represent the inferred CDS: substituted 1 base at 1 genomic stop codon): MKLLTTIWRLKLEKMYSKTNTSSTIFEKAXHGTEKISTARSEGHYIIFNRWKACIAIGGRCKNQCDDSEFRISYCERPTTHCCVRECDPMDPNNWIPKDSVGTQEWYPKDSSH, encoded by the exons ATGAAATTATTGACAACCATATGGAGACTGAAGCTTGAAAAAATGTACTCAAAGACAAATACATCTTCCACAATATTTGAAAAAGCATGACATGGGACAGAGAAAATCAGcacag CCAGAAGTGAAGGGCACTATATCATCTTTAATAGGTGGAAGGCATGTATAGCGATTGGCGGTCGATGTAAAAATCAATGTGACGATAGTGAATTTAGGATTTCATACTGTGAAAGACCTACAACTCATTGCTGCGTGAGAGAATGTGACCCTATGGACCCAAATAATTGGATCCCAAAGGACTCAGTAGGGACTCAAGAATGGTACCCTAAAGACTCAAGTCATTGA